Proteins encoded in a region of the Cydia pomonella isolate Wapato2018A chromosome 3, ilCydPomo1, whole genome shotgun sequence genome:
- the LOC133515899 gene encoding translation initiation factor eIF-2B subunit alpha: protein MKKEEVQEIFLKILREEEDVSAGVAAIRTLLTVIKTYKVATVRELDLNLQLAVDAMRHCDQPVTAISSGCELFMRFITFAKLDMESFDKCQEIMLERGNVFLQTLLEARGKVAAQALPFISDGCKILTHSRSRVVLQAMLEAAQANKRFQVYVTMSGPENSGALMHKQLTAAGVDATLILDAAVGYILEQVDIVMLGAEGVTESGGIINKIGTYGLAMAALELKKPVYVLTESFKFSRIYPLNQQDLPKEFKYLSSVLKKGAELSKQHPLVDYTPPAYITLLFTDLGILTPSAVSDELIKLYL, encoded by the exons atgaaaaaagaAG AAGTTCAagaaattttcttaaaaattttgAGAGAAGAGGAAGATGTATCCGCTGGAGTTGCTGCAATTAGAACCTTGCTGACTGTTATAAAAACATATAAAG TGGCAACAGTGCGTGAGCTGGACCTGAACCTGCAGCTGGCAGTGGACGCCATGCGCCACTGCGACCAGCCCGTCACTGCCATCTCCTCCGGCTGTGAGCTCTTCATGCGCTTCATCACATTTGCCAAACTTGACATGGAG TCATTTGACAAGTGCCAGGAGATCATGCTGGAGCGTGGTAATGTGTTCTTACAAACGCTGCTCGAGGCGCGCGGCAAGGTCGCCGCTCAGGCACTGCCTTTCATCAGTGACGGATGT aaaatattgaCACACTCTAGATCAAGAGTGGTACTGCAAGCAATGCTGGAAGCTGCTCAAGCCAACAAGAGGTTTCAAGTTTACGTGACCATGTCCGGCCCAGAGAATAGCGG AGCTCTTATGCACAAGCAGCTGACAGCAGCGGGCGTGGACGCCACGCTGATCCTGGACGCGGCCGTGGGCTACATCCTGGAGCAGGTGGACATCGTCATGCTCGGCGCCGAGGGCGTCACCGAAAGCGGCGGCATCATCAACAAG ATCGGCACATACGGCCTAGCGATGGCAGCGCTAGAACTGAAGAAGCCCGTATACGTCCTCACAGAAAGCTTTAAATTCTCAAGGATATATCCCCTCAACCAGCAGGACCTGCCCAAGGAGTTCAAGTATCTATCCAGTGTGCTAAAG AAGGGCGCGGAGCTGAGCAAGCAGCACCCGCTGGTGGACTACACGCCGCCCGCCTACATCACGCTGCTGTTCACCGACCTCGGCATCCTCACGCCCTCCGCCGTCAGCGACGAGCTCATCAAACTATacttgtaa
- the LOC133515904 gene encoding tyrosine-protein kinase Fer isoform X4 has protein sequence MDDPFSMYITRSELPPPVVVPRRKKRLKKLQELQHLQELQQLHDLQQLQELQQLQELQLEEEFVGTLEAERSLVEQEWFHGVLPREEVVRLLRADGDYLVRETTRNHARQLVLSVCWGQHKHFIVQTTPEGHYRFEGAAFPSVAELIAWQRTSGVPVTARSGALLRRAVPRETWELNNDDVQLLDKIGRGNFGDVYKARLKTSGQEVAVKTCRVALPEEQKRTFLQEGRILKQYQHPNIVRLIGIAVQKQPIMIVMELVSGGSLLTFLRQRAAALGARALLAMCRDAAAGMRYLEAKNCIHRDLAARNCLVGDDHAVKISDFGMSREEEEYIVSGGMKQIPIKWTAPEALNYGKYTSLCDVWSYGVLMWEIFSKGETPYAGMTNSRAREKIDSGYRMPAPEGCGEDVYALMLRCWEYEPDKRPHFHQLYSAIDNIYNR, from the exons ATGGATGATCCGTTTTCAATGTACATAACTCGCTCGGAGTTGCCGCCCCCGGTGGTGGTGCCGCGGCGTAAGAAGCGTTTGAAAAAACTGCAGGAATTACAACATTTACAAGAATTGCAACAGCTACACGACTTACAACAGTTGCAGGAGTTACAGCAGCTACAAGAATTACAACTTGAGGAAGAATTC GTGGGCACGCTGGAGGCGGAGCGGTCGCTGGTGGAGCAGGAGTGGTTCCACGGCGTGCTGCCGCGCGAGGAGGTGGTGCGGCTGCTGCGCGCCGACGGCGACTACCTCGTGCGCGAGACCACGCGCAACCACGCGAGGCAACTAGTGCTGTCTGTCTGCTGGGGCCAGCACAAGCACTTCATCGTGCAGACCACGCCGGAG GGCCACTACAGGTTCGAGGGCGCAGCGTTCCCCTCGGTGGCGGAGCTGATTGCGTGGCAGCGCACCAGCGGCGTGCCCGTAACAGCTCGCTCAGGGGCTCTACTGCGCCGCGCCGTGCCGCGCGAGACGTGGGAGCTCAACAACGACGACGTGCAGCTGCTGGACAAGATCGGACGG GGCAACTTCGGCGATGTATACAAGGCGCGGCTAAAGACGTCAGGGCAAGAGGTGGCGGTGAAGACATGTCGCGTAGCCCTGCCGGAGGAGCAGAAGCGGACCTTCCTTCAGGAAGGCAGAATACTCAAGCAGTACCAGCACCCCAACATCGTGCGGCTCATCGGCATCGCCGTGCAGAAGCAGCCCATCATGATAGTCATGGAGCTGGTGTCAG GCGGGTCGCTGCTGACGTTCCTGCGGCAGCGCGCGGCGGCGCTGGGCGCGCGCGCGCTGCTGGCCATGTGCCGCGACGCCGCCGCCGGCATGCGCTACCTCGAGGCCAAGAACTGCATCCACCGCGACCTGGCCGCCAGGAACTGCCTGGTCGGCGACGACCACGCCGTCAAGATCTCCGACTTCGGCATGTCCCGGGAGGAGGAGGAGTATATCGTGTCGGGCGGCATGAAACAGATACCCATCAAGTGGACGGCACCGGAGGCCTTGAATTATG GCAAATACACGTCTCTGTGCGACGTGTGGAGCTACGGCGTGCTGATGTGGGAGATCTTCTCCAAGGGCGAGACGCCCTACGCCGGCATGACCAACTCGCGCGCCCGAGAGAAGATCGACTCGG GGTACCGCATGCCGGCGCCGGAGGGCTGCGGCGAGGACGTGTACGCGCTGATGCTGCGCTGCTGGGAGTACGAGCCCGACAAGCGGCCGCACTTCCACCAGCTCTACAGCGCCATCGACAACATCTACAACCGGTAG